The segment CTTTTCCAGATCATCGTTCACAAGCGCCGACAGCACCGGCCACGCCGAACCCGCCGTACCCGACTGACCAGCCGGGTCGACTTCCAGCCCGGACACGACAGGGGGACTAGTCGTCCTCAAAGCCCACACCACCGGATCCGACACAAGTTCCTGCGACGTCACAGGATCCACATACCGGTTCACCATCGTGAACGTGTACGACTTACTCCACTGCAAACCCTGCCCCTCTGGAACCATCACCTCGGCGCGGAACCCCGAGTCCACCGCCGTCGACGTCAAGACCGGGCCAATCTGGGTGCCCGAGGCGTCCTTCACAGTCAGGTCCATGAACAGCGGGGACAAGTCCGTGGTGTTCACAAGCTGCGCCTCGAAACTTGGCGTCAAAGACTCCAACACGTCACCGTCACGCGGATCGGCCTCAAGCGCCCGAGGCGGATCCGGGCGGGCCTCCACCGCGAAGGCGAACGGCGCCGACCACGCAGACCACAAATCCTTGGCCCTAGTCGCCGGATTCACCGCCTGGTCCCGGGTCCTGGCCCGCCACGTGTACACCTCCTCGTTCTCCAACACTCCGTCCTGCAGCAGCCAAGACACCTTCGTCGTAGCCGAAGTCGCCTGCGACTGAACCTCCCGGGAACCCACCAAATCCTCCCCGCGCCACACCTCGAACTGTGTCCACAACCCCTGCCCCACATCCGGGTCCGACACCGTCGCGGTCACAGTCGGGTTCATCGAATACGTCGCACCCGTGGCCGGGTCGAAAGGCGACAACGACGTCGCCGACACCGTAGGCAAGTGATCAGTGAAGATCCGCACATCCTGCTGACCGAAATCCGGGCCGGACAACACGCCCGTGGCCACATCCCGGGCGTTGAACCGCATCGAATACTCCTGCCCCCAGGCGAACTTGAAAGACGCCGGCACCGACCCGGTCGACGTGTGATACTCCGTCGTGCCCTGGCTGACCACAGACCCATACACAACGCCGATCCCGTGAGACGAAACCGGCGGATACCCCTTGAACACGTCAACCCGCAACTGCACGGGCTTGCCGGTGAAGAACTTCACCCGGCCCGACATCGACGGCGTCAAATCCATCAACTTGCCCGAATCCAACGGCGGGGCCAGCGCCGCCGAACCCGCCAGCAACCGCGGATGCTGCGTGTAGTTCACCACAAGCCGCGGAATCGTACTGTTCTCGTCGTCGTCCTCGTCGTCCCTGAAGTTGGCGGACCGGAACTTGCGCCACGACTTCGAATTCGTCTCCGACGCCGTCGCGACCCGGAAACCATTGCTCTCCCCACCGCCAGCCCACTTCCGAACAATCCCAGTCACATTCCAAACCGAGTCATCGGTCGGGCACTGAGTGTCGCTCCACCCATGCGCCGGGCGGTAGCCCACCTGCGTATCGGTGTCAACCGTCGGCTGATTCCCCCACTTCAACTTGGAGTAGTCGATGCTGTGCTTCACCCGCTGAACCAGCGTCCGCGCCTCCTGGCACGAATATGACCAGAAGTTCCGAATCCGCAGCTCCGCCGAATCAACCGTCGCCCCCGCGTACGGCATGTCGTTGAACCGAAGCCACGAACGCGCCACATGCACGCCACCATCCCAAGTGCCGACTCGCAACTCAGGCGACCCAGTCTGGCCCGTCTCATACCCCGGCTTTTGCATCCACGTGTCATGGGCGTGCAACACCACAGACAGCGACAACAACCCCGACCAATCCAGACGGCGCGGCGACGACACCACCAAGCTGTCCCCACGCGGCGCCACCCGCACCCTCCGCGACCGCCGCGCGTTCCCCGACACGGCATCAACCCGACGCGACGAAACCACAGGCACCGGAACCCAGGCCACCAGGCCCCCCGCCCCATCGACCAGGCGAGCGCCACCACGGCCGTCCGCGACCCACCGGCCTCCAGCCACGACCGACCCCAGCCGCCAGCGCCGCTGCCCTCTCGACACCGGTATCACCAGCCCAGCCGAGCCATCACCAACCCGAACCTGAGAGCCCCCCGCCACTCGCGCCACGGACCCCCGCACCCTCACACCGTCACGCGCGACACGAACCCGGCCAGGCAGACTCAGCGAGGCCGTCACTCCACCCGCCGCCACGCGCAGCGAACCATCCGCCCTGGACACAGCTACGTCGTCAGCCGAGACCCTCGGCCGCAGCCACCCATCACCCGCCGGAGCCAAATCAAGATCAACACGGTGCCAGCGGCCACCACGCCACACCCGCTGCACCGACGACGACACGACGGCCCGCAACATCCCCGACGGCAACGCGAACACCCGCGAGCGCTCCGACCTCAACGCCACGACCTCAACACGCCGACCCAATCGCGCGGCCCGCGCCAACGCCAACCCAGCGCCCCCATCCCCGTCCAAGTCCCCCTCAGACGCCAGGGGCCCAGCGACACCCCCTGTCAGCGGCCCACCGGCCGCCCCAGCGGGCACGACAACCAGCGACACCGACGCCACCATGAGCAGCGCACACACCCGAGCCATCAGCCGCGAACCCGCACCCATTGCCAGCCACCCCCCAAACGACGCGAAAACCACGAAACCGGGCGAAGTCAACCACAAGATCACAACGACTGTCCGGCAAATGAACGAATCGAGGAACTGGCTGCCGCTGAGTCAGCAGCCACGCGCCTACGCCGTAGTCTGCGACTGTGACCGACAGCCCTGACCCCGCCGCCTACCGGCCAGCGCGCACCAGAGTCCGGATGAGTGGCCAGCAACGCCGGGAGCAACTGATCACGGTCGCCCCCTCGGTCACCGCCTCAGCGGCGCCGGAACGATCCACCCAACGCCCGGCGGACAGCGGGCCTCGGAGCGTACTGCACCGCGAGGCTGAGGGCTTTGTACTGCGGCCCTGCCACGCTGATAGCCCGGCCACGCTTGGCGTCCTTCAATGCCCGTGACACAACATCGTCGACCGACAGCCACATCCACTCCGGAATGCGCGACATGTCCATTCCGGCCCGTTCGTGGAACTCGGTGTGCACGTAGCCGGGGCACACAGCCGTCGCGGTGACGCCGGTCCCCTTGAGTTCCACGTTGAGGCTCTCGGTGAACGTCGTGGCCCAGGACTTTGCCGCCGAGTAGCTGCTCCCCGTCACCCAACCGGCGATGCTGCTGACGTTGATGATGGTCCCGGCGCCGTTCTCGACCATCACTGGCGCGACCGCGTGCGTGAAACGCATCGGCGCTACAACGCAAACATCTAGCAACTGCTGCTCCGCTGACAGATCCCCACCCACGAACGAGCCGCGTATGCCGAACCCCGCGTTGTTCACCAGCATGCCGATAGGCCGGTCTCGGTCGCTCAGGCGCTCCTCGACGCGCGCTCTGGCTCGCGCATCGGCGATATCAGCCGGCAGAACTTCGACCGCGGTGTTGTACCGGTCTGAAAGCTCCTTGGCGACATCGTCCAGCCGCGCCTCGTCGCGCGCGACGACGACCAGGTCGTGTCCCTCGCGCGCCAGAGCCTCCGCGAACCCGCGGCCTAGGCCGACGCTCGCTCCAGTGATCAGGGCAGTTGACATGGCCACAACGTACCCGCCGGTCGATCAGCCTTGGCGACCACGTCAGACAACGCTGGCTCCGGGCGCGGGTCCGGTGGCCCGCCTGACGCTCCGGCACAACCCCGATGACGACAGCGCGATGGCCAGCTCCATCGCCGCCTCCTCGTCGGCGACCAGGAATCCGCACGTCGGGCCGCTTCCCGACACCAATGCCCCGAGCGCCCCATGCTCCATCCCCAGATCCAGCAACAACCGCAGGTGGGGGAGCAACCCCACGGCGGCTGCCTGTAGGTCGTTGGAGAGCGCCCGGCCCAGGGCTCGCGCGTCATCGCTGCGCACCGCCAGTAGGACGCTCGCGTCGACGCTCGGCCGACGATTCGCGGGCGGGCCGAGTTCGTCGTACGCCCGATACACCTCCGGCGCTGACAGCCCAAGGTGGGACAGCGCCAGCACCCAGTGAAACTGCCCGCTGCTCATCGCGCTTGTGAGGATCTCGCCACGCCCAGTCCCCACGGCCGTTCCTCCCAATAGAGGGAAGGGAACGTCGGACCCCAGTCGCGCCGCCAGCGCCTGCAACTCGTCGCGCGACACGGTGACGTCCCACGCGGTGATGCACGCCAGCAGCGTGCCAGCCGCATCGGCGCTGCCGCCTGCCATGCCCCCCGCCACCGGGATCCGCTTGTCCAGGTGGATGTCCAAGTCGAGTGGAAACCCGAAGGTCTCCCCAGCGAGCTGGGCCGCGCGCCAAGCCAGGTTCGACTCGTTAGTGGGCACCGCCTCGACTGACTCGCCCGCGACCGTGAGCGTGATCCCGCTTCCCGGCTTCACCTGGGAGATCGTGACGTGATCGAAAAGTGAAAGCGCCTGATAGACGGTCGCTATCTCGTGATACCCGTCGGGTCGCAGCCCGCCTACCGACAAAGCGAGGTTGATCTTGGCCGGGACGCGGACGCGGACGGTCTTCGGCACCCACCGATGCTACGCGTCCGGCGAAGCTCCAGCTCTGCTTGCTCCGAGCTCGCGCGCGATGGCCGCGAACTCGCGCGGGCCGAGACGCTCGGGCCGCTCGTCGGGCCGGACTCCAGCCCTCTCAACGGCGGCCGAGGCCGCCTCCCGGCTCCCGAACAACTTCGCCAGGGACGTGCGCAGCATCTTGCGCCGCTGCGAGAACGCCTGATCAACGACCTCGAACACCGCTGATCGATCGACGTCGGTGGCCGGA is part of the Candidatus Nanopelagicales bacterium genome and harbors:
- a CDS encoding DNRLRE domain-containing protein, giving the protein MGAGSRLMARVCALLMVASVSLVVVPAGAAGGPLTGGVAGPLASEGDLDGDGGAGLALARAARLGRRVEVVALRSERSRVFALPSGMLRAVVSSSVQRVWRGGRWHRVDLDLAPAGDGWLRPRVSADDVAVSRADGSLRVAAGGVTASLSLPGRVRVARDGVRVRGSVARVAGGSQVRVGDGSAGLVIPVSRGQRRWRLGSVVAGGRWVADGRGGARLVDGAGGLVAWVPVPVVSSRRVDAVSGNARRSRRVRVAPRGDSLVVSSPRRLDWSGLLSLSVVLHAHDTWMQKPGYETGQTGSPELRVGTWDGGVHVARSWLRFNDMPYAGATVDSAELRIRNFWSYSCQEARTLVQRVKHSIDYSKLKWGNQPTVDTDTQVGYRPAHGWSDTQCPTDDSVWNVTGIVRKWAGGGESNGFRVATASETNSKSWRKFRSANFRDDEDDDENSTIPRLVVNYTQHPRLLAGSAALAPPLDSGKLMDLTPSMSGRVKFFTGKPVQLRVDVFKGYPPVSSHGIGVVYGSVVSQGTTEYHTSTGSVPASFKFAWGQEYSMRFNARDVATGVLSGPDFGQQDVRIFTDHLPTVSATSLSPFDPATGATYSMNPTVTATVSDPDVGQGLWTQFEVWRGEDLVGSREVQSQATSATTKVSWLLQDGVLENEEVYTWRARTRDQAVNPATRAKDLWSAWSAPFAFAVEARPDPPRALEADPRDGDVLESLTPSFEAQLVNTTDLSPLFMDLTVKDASGTQIGPVLTSTAVDSGFRAEVMVPEGQGLQWSKSYTFTMVNRYVDPVTSQELVSDPVVWALRTTSPPVVSGLEVDPAGQSGTAGSAWPVLSALVNDDLEKPSVLTFVLSRDGQQVASDTVTDVESGSRGSWWVPTGLVAGAAYTWTVTPVDSAGATGATGSGSFTLTSATSMASGLDVVPLEGDQTRSWTPKLSAWVGDPRYAGAVTATFKLLTGGKVVATGNVTVAGGGARAAWVTPKLVQGPFYEWTVSWTDGAHNAAVVSGQRFQVDREQPCDRVEVAGLVLSCAGLGQ
- a CDS encoding SDR family oxidoreductase, whose protein sequence is MSTALITGASVGLGRGFAEALAREGHDLVVVARDEARLDDVAKELSDRYNTAVEVLPADIADARARARVEERLSDRDRPIGMLVNNAGFGIRGSFVGGDLSAEQQLLDVCVVAPMRFTHAVAPVMVENGAGTIINVSSIAGWVTGSSYSAAKSWATTFTESLNVELKGTGVTATAVCPGYVHTEFHERAGMDMSRIPEWMWLSVDDVVSRALKDAKRGRAISVAGPQYKALSLAVQYAPRPAVRRALGGSFRRR
- a CDS encoding 4-(cytidine 5'-diphospho)-2-C-methyl-D-erythritol kinase, with the translated sequence MPKTVRVRVPAKINLALSVGGLRPDGYHEIATVYQALSLFDHVTISQVKPGSGITLTVAGESVEAVPTNESNLAWRAAQLAGETFGFPLDLDIHLDKRIPVAGGMAGGSADAAGTLLACITAWDVTVSRDELQALAARLGSDVPFPLLGGTAVGTGRGEILTSAMSSGQFHWVLALSHLGLSAPEVYRAYDELGPPANRRPSVDASVLLAVRSDDARALGRALSNDLQAAAVGLLPHLRLLLDLGMEHGALGALVSGSGPTCGFLVADEEAAMELAIALSSSGLCRSVRRATGPAPGASVV